From Seriola aureovittata isolate HTS-2021-v1 ecotype China chromosome 16, ASM2101889v1, whole genome shotgun sequence, one genomic window encodes:
- the syngap1a gene encoding ras/Rap GTPase-activating protein SynGAP isoform X4, whose protein sequence is MDTSSKTWLPHQSQFGLVGQAEVCCGGSGVLTPNQSRRASFASARQSSMETPPNTTPQPFRQPSFLNRRLKGSIKRAKSQPKLDRTSSFRQMILPRFRSADQERTRLMQSFKESHSHESLLSPSSAAEALDLVLDEEAIIKPVHSSILGQEYCFEVTTSSGTKCFACRSASERDKWIENLQRAVKPNKNSSFHFKDNSRRVDNVLKLWIIEARDLPAKKRYYCELCLDDMLYARTTSKPRTDTVFWGEHFEFNNLPTIRSLRLHLYKETDKKRRKEKSTYLGLVSIPISSITGRQFVEQWYPVIQSSVLAKSGGVGSAKVINASLRVKSRYQTMNILPMELYKEFAEYITNNYRTLCAVLEPLLSVKSKEEVAFALVHILQSTGKTKEFLSDMAMCEVDRFMDREHLIFRENTLATKAVEEYLKLIGHRYLKDAIGDFIRALYESEENCEVDPMRVPPSVLADHQANLRMCCELLLCKIINSLCIFPRELKEVFASWRARCAERGREDLADSLISSSLFLRFMCPAIMSPSLFNLMQEYPAERTSRTLTLIAKVMQNLASFSKFGPKEEYMYFMNEFLEMEWGSMQQFLYEISNMDTGGNAGGFEGYIDLGRELSMLHSLLWEVMGQLSKDAILKLGPLPRLLNDISVALRNPQLHMPTNHQPDRSKDRLFSRPSFIRLMSSDFQSLMMRDLNSSIDISRLPSPTTGVSAVESLSSNLNMRRQAERDPRSSREVFYVTRPPLARSSPAYCTSSSDITEPDPKVHSVNKSVSMMDLQDSRMNSISNLNSVGDMLTSSQASIAGLGHSFGNLGGPLRMGGHMPTGSAGSGLRLSQMGHIGGPTESISQQQQQAAAAMHYPLSFQNPLFHLAAQNSPAQSQQPPPPLLLAPEPENGHHDYQPAFGNSAFSRSEDLSALRSQSSLVQPSIVHSHSYSDDFTRQNQSNDYAWHQLSLQVQESLQQQHLMGVTSQTATGTGTPASLATPPTTVHPIRQSSIAPPQHLKSQRSINTPATATPPKVRPQSRNLLLDSSDTNFSGSQPKPRQTQQPPQQQQQQQQQQQTQQQQQETQLSVTDSPAPGLPYQTSSAKDNQGPPAAAEESTDTPTKSTKKPQQSQLQPPQQHLLKPVVNKQGSQSTLSTSALNERTVAWVSNMPHLSADIESLRPDREGQLKEYSKSMDESRLERVREYEEEIHSLKERLKMSHRKLEEYEQRLLSQEQQTNKILQQYQNRLEDSERRLKQQQLEKDSQIKGIISRLMAVEDELRGGAIPDIKPRILTDQSISQGYGGHPGS, encoded by the exons ACCAATCTCGCAGGGCAAGTTTTGCCTCTGCAAGACAGTCAAGCATGGAAACCCCTCCCAATACCACCCCACAGCCCTTCAGACAGCCG AGTTTTCTCAATCGAAGGTTGAAGGGTTCCATCAAGAGGGCCAAAAGTCAGCCCAAACTGGACCGTACCAGCAGCTTCAGACAAATGATTTTGCCCCGGTTTCGTAGTGCCGACCAAGAGAG GACTCGCTTGATGCAAAGCTTCAAAGAATCCCACTCCCATGAGTCCCTACTTTCTCCTAGCAGTGCTGCGGAGGCTTTGGACCTAGTTTTGGATGAAGAGGCCATAATCAAACCTGTCCACTCTAGCATTTTAGGACAAGAGTACTGCTTTGAG GTAACCACCAGTTCAGGGACAAAATGTTTTGCCTGTCGCTCAGCTTCAGAGAGAGACAAGTGGATTGAGAATCTGCAACGAGCTGTCAAACCTAACAAG AATTCGTCGTTTCACTTTAAGGACAACAGCAGACGGGTGGACAATGTGCTCAAGTTGTGGATCATTGAAGCTCGAGACCTTCCAGCTAAGAAACGCTACTATTGTGAGCTGTGTCTGGATGACATGCTGTACGCACGCACCACCAGCAAACCCCGGACCGACACCGTCTTCTGGGGCGAGCATTTTGAATTTAACAATTTGCCTACCATTCGTAGCCTTCGCTTGCACCTCTACAAGGAAACGGACAAAAAAAGACGCAAG GAAAAAAGCACATACCTTGGCCTTGTCAGCATCCCCATCTCCAGCATCACGGGCCGGCAGTTTGTGGAGCAGTGGTACCCGGTGATACAATCCAGTGTTTTGGCCAAAAGTGGTGGTGTTGGAAGTGCCAAAGTCATCAACGCCTCACTGCGTGTTAAGTCTCGCTACCAGACAATGAACATCCTCCCCATGGAGCTGTACAAGGAATTTGCTGAATATATTACCAACAACTACCGAACACTGTGTGCAGTTCTGGAGCCGCTGTTGAGTGTGAAAAGCAAAGAGGAGGTGGCGTTTGCTCTGGTGCACATTCTTCAAAGCACAGGGAAGACAAAG GAATTCCTCTCCGACATGGCGATGTGTGAGGTGGATCGATTCATGGACCGTGAGCACTTGATCTTTCGGGAGAATACGCTCGCTACTAAGGCTGTGGAAGAGTACCTCAAACTGATAGGTCACAGATACCTCAAGGATGCTATAG GTGACTTCATTCGAGCCTTATATGAGTCTGAGGAGAACTGTGAGGTGGACCCCATGCGCGTCCCGCCATCAGTCCTCGCTGACCACCAAGCCAACCTTCGTATGTGCTGCGAGCTGTTACTCTGCAAGATTATCAACTCTCTCTG CATATTTCCACGGGAGCTGAAGGAAGTTTTTGCTTCATGGAGAGCCAGATGTGCTGAGCGTGGAAGAGAGGATCTCGCTGACAGCCTCatcagctcctccctgttccttCGCTTCATGTGCCCAGCCATCATGTCCCCCTCCCTGTTCAACCTAATGCAGGAGTACCCCGCTGAACGCACGTCccgcacactcacactcatagcCAAGGTCATGCAGAACCTGGCCAGCTTCAGCAA ATTTGGACCCAAGGAGGAATACATGTATTTCATGAATGAGTTCCTGGAGATGGAGTGGGGCTCCATGCAGCAGTTTCTTTATGAGATTTCCAACATGGACACCGGAGGAAACGCTGGAGGGTTTGAGGGCTACATTGACCTCGGCAGAGAACTGTCCATGCTCCATAGCTTACTGTGGGAAGTCATGGGCCAGCTTAGCAAG GATGCTATTCTCAAACTGGGACCGCTACCACGGCTGCTGAATGACATCAGTGTCGCCCTGAGGAACCCGCAGCTTCACATGCCTACAAATCACCAGCCAGACCGATCGAAGGACAGACTCTTCTCGCGACCATCGTTCATTCGTCTAATGTCCTCCGACTTCCAAAGCCTTATGATGCGTGACTTAAACAG TTCAATAGACATCTCTCGCCTGCCGTCCCCTACGACGGGAGTATCAGCAGTAGAATCCCTGTCATCGAATCTGAACATGAGGCGTCAGGCAGAACGAGACCCTCGCTCGTCGAGGGAAGTTTTCTATGTCACACGTCCGCCGCTGGCTCGATCCAGCCCCGCATACTGCACAAGCAGCTCGGACATTACTGAGCCTGATCCAAAG GTCCACAGTGTGAATAAAAGTGTGTCTATGATGGACCTTCAGGACTCCCGTATGAACAGCATATCCAACCTGAACTCTGTGGGAGACATGCTCACCTCCTCTCAAGCCTCCATCGCCGGCCTCGGCCACAGCTTCGGGAACCTCGGCGGCCCTCTTCGTATGGGAGGGCATATGCCGACGGGCTCAGCAGGCTCTGGTTTGAGGCTGAGCCAGATGGGCCACATTGGGGGGCCCACCGAATCCATCtctcaacagcaacagcaagcGGCAGCGGCCATGCACTACCCTCTGTCTTTCCAGAACCCACTATTCCATCTGGCTGCCCAGAACTCCCCAGCTCAGTCTCAGcagcctccccctcctctcctcctcgcccCTGAGCCTGAGAATGGCCACCATGACTATCAACCCGCCTTTGGCAACAGTGCTTTCTCCCGCAGCGAGGACTTGTCCGCCCTGCGGTCACAAAGCAGTCTGGTGCAGCCCAGCATTGTCCACTCACACAGTTACAGTGATGATTTCACCCGGCAGAATCAGAGCAACGACTACGCCTGGCACCAGCTGTCGCTGCAGGTGCAG gagtctctccagcagcagcacctaATGGGAGTCACATCTCAAACAGCCACTGGGACGGGCACCCCCGCCTCTTTGGCTACACCTCCCACTACAGTTCATCCTATCCGCCAGTCATCCATTGCCCCACCGCAACACCTCAAGTCCCAGAGGTCCATTAACACTCCAGCTACTGCCACGCCTCCAAAGGTTCGCCCGCAGAGCAGGAACCTCCTCCTCGACTCTTCTGACACAAATTTCAGTGGTAGTCAGCCAAAACCACGCCAAACTCAGCAGccgccacaacaacaacagcagcagcagcagcaacagcagacacagcagcaacaacaggagACACAGCTGTCGGTGACAGACAGTCCAGCACCCGGACTCCCGTACCAGACGAGCTCCGCCAAAGACAACCAGGGCCcgccagcagctgcagaggagtCAACAGACACTCCGACAAAAAGCACCAAGAAGCCTCAACAGTCccagctgcagcctccacaGCAGCATTTACTCAAGCCAGTTGTCAATAAACAG GGCTCTCAGTCGACCTTGAGCACCTCGGCCCTCAACGAGCGGACAGTCGCCTGGGTGTCCAACATGCCACATCTCTCTGCTGACATCGAGAGCCTGCGGCCGGACCGTGAGGGTCAGCTGAAAGAGTACTCCAAGAGCATGGATGAGTCACGGTTAGAGAGG GTAAGAGAATACGAAGAAGAGATACATTCCTTGAAAGAACGGCTGAAGATGTCTCATCGCAAGCTTGAAGAGTATGAGCAGAGACTTCTGTCGCAGGAACAGCAGACAAACAAGATCCTGCAGCAGTATCAGAACCGCCTGGAGGACAGCGAGCGCCGCctgaagcagcagcaactgGAGAAGGACTCTCAAATCAAAGGCATCATCAGCAG ACTCATGGCTGTGGAAGATGAGCTGAGAGGGGGTGCCATTCCTGATATTAAGCCTCGAATCCTCACAGACCAG TCTATCAGCCAGGGCTATGGTGGCCACCCAGGATCCTGA